One Thalassotalea hakodatensis DNA segment encodes these proteins:
- a CDS encoding PDZ domain-containing protein, whose product MKLWLLFFIVFSQFTLAENILKRTSFLGFVPESTQSGEVVVHQLHPQGTAHALGLRVGDKLISINGNVISDFSNLLTELGKIYEGDTITLSISRDTSSLILEAKAQGKPKEKGKGYQVNYGEFSWQHETIRTITYLPEKPRQDGAAVLFIQGYTCSSIDYGMLPDMSLNQLLGQFAQSGFTVMKMEKPGVGDSEGQLDCQLYDFVTENKAFLAGLSHLKTKNGVSAKNVFVFGHSLGVLHSAIIAEQGLAKGVIGYGGVFKPWIEYLHDIYEKQSVLYWGVTKEQAKKNVKLMSPFLTKWLDSDLSWQEVIASKVAKRVIDAELIAINKELIMNRHYNFFRSINRFNFAALWQKSKSHGLMLHGMYDIQAIDGKWAKNIVSLLNQNEGVTGQELTFERTDHSMLKFINSSDLMKFTRREVTDVGKFNQKIASSSISWMKSILSL is encoded by the coding sequence ATGAAGTTATGGTTATTATTCTTTATTGTATTTAGCCAATTTACACTAGCGGAAAATATCTTGAAAAGAACAAGCTTTTTAGGCTTTGTACCTGAAAGTACACAATCTGGAGAAGTTGTTGTTCATCAACTCCATCCTCAAGGAACAGCACATGCGTTGGGACTAAGAGTGGGTGATAAATTAATAAGTATTAATGGTAATGTTATAAGTGACTTTTCAAATTTGCTTACTGAGCTTGGGAAAATTTATGAAGGCGATACAATAACGCTCTCAATTTCGCGTGATACATCCTCTTTAATACTAGAGGCAAAGGCTCAAGGAAAACCAAAGGAGAAAGGCAAAGGCTATCAAGTTAATTATGGAGAATTTTCTTGGCAACATGAAACTATCCGTACAATCACATATTTACCAGAAAAGCCAAGGCAAGATGGTGCTGCAGTTTTGTTTATACAAGGTTATACATGTAGCTCTATTGATTATGGCATGTTGCCAGATATGAGCTTAAATCAATTGCTTGGTCAATTTGCCCAATCAGGGTTTACTGTGATGAAAATGGAAAAACCTGGGGTAGGTGATAGTGAAGGCCAACTGGACTGTCAGTTATATGACTTCGTTACTGAAAATAAAGCTTTCTTAGCAGGGTTATCGCACTTAAAGACAAAGAATGGAGTTAGCGCGAAAAATGTATTTGTGTTTGGTCACTCGTTAGGCGTATTGCATTCCGCCATTATTGCAGAACAAGGTTTAGCGAAAGGAGTGATTGGATATGGAGGCGTCTTTAAACCTTGGATAGAATACTTACATGATATTTATGAAAAGCAATCAGTCTTGTATTGGGGGGTAACTAAAGAGCAGGCTAAAAAAAATGTTAAACTAATGTCTCCTTTTTTGACAAAATGGCTAGACTCAGATCTTTCTTGGCAAGAAGTAATCGCGAGTAAAGTTGCCAAACGAGTTATAGATGCAGAATTGATTGCTATTAACAAAGAGCTTATTATGAATCGCCATTATAACTTTTTTCGCAGTATCAACCGCTTTAACTTTGCTGCTCTTTGGCAAAAATCTAAATCACATGGATTAATGTTACACGGAATGTATGATATTCAGGCGATTGATGGTAAATGGGCTAAAAATATTGTTTCACTCCTCAACCAAAATGAAGGTGTGACAGGGCAAGAGCTGACTTTTGAACGCACAGATCATTCCATGCTAAAGTTTATTAACAGCTCTGATTTAATGAAGTTTACTCGGAGAGAAGTCACAGATGTTGGAAAGTTTAATCAAAAAATTGCCTCATCTTCAATTAGCTGGATGAAAAGCATTCTTAGTTTATAG